The genomic interval GATCGGGGTGAGCGAGTTGCCCTTGTCGTTGTTCACCCACAGCGTGCGCAGGTCCCAGGACGGCACCACGTGCTGCGGGTTCAGCCCGACGTCGATGGTGCGGATGACCCGGAACGTGGTCGGGTCGATCTCGCTGACCGTGTGGCTGTTGGAGTTCGGCACCCAGACCCGCGGCGTGACGTCGGCCAGGAACGGGGCCAGCGCGCCCGGCCGGTCGGCGGCGTAGAGGTCATTCGGGTCCAGCGGTGCGGGCATGCCGGGCAGCAGATCGAGGGCCGAGTGCGCCCCGGCCGGCACCGGCCCCTCGTCGGGCTGGGAGTGCTCGGCCATCACCGGGGCGGCCAGGGAGTGCACCGTGGGTCCGGAACAGGCCGACAGCACCGTGAGCGCCACGAGGGTGAGCGTCGCGGCGGCATCGCGCAGGCGACGCGTAGGTGAAGCGGGCATGGAGGGGCGTGCTCCTAGGTATGGCCTTGCGATGACAACCGGTCCGCTCTCGGGCGGCAGTCGCGAGCCCGGTTCTTCGCATGGTCGGTTCGGTGCTTCGGCAGTCCAACCCAAGATGTCCAGTTTGGTGCTCTGCTTACCAGTTGCGTCCCGTGGCGAGTGTTATGGCACGGTTTGGACCATGAAAATCTGCAGCCTCGCCGTCTGACGACTTCCCCCGGCCACGGGGCCACCGCCGGGCAGATAGATCCGGTTGCCCTCCGCGACCGCCTCCACTCCCTGGACCGCGAGCGGCAGATCGGATCCCTGGCGCCAGTGGTCGGTGGCCGGGTCGTAGCGCCAGGTCTGGGGGTAGACCCGGGTTTCGCCGGGATCCTCACCGCCGAGCACCCAGAACGCGCCGTCCAGCACCACCCCGGCACAGGAGTTGCGGCCCGCGGGCAGCGGGGCGGCGGTGGTCCAGGCGTCGGTGGTCGGGTCGTAGACCTCGTGCACCTGCAGGCTGCCCGGCCGACCGCCCACGACGTGGATTTTTCCGTCCAGCAGCCCGAACGCGGTGTGGTCGCGGGCGGTGGGCATGGCCGCGGCGATGGACCAGGTATCGGTGGCCGGGTCGTAGACGTCGTGCCGGGTGACGTCGCCGTGCCCGTCGCGTCCGCCGATAAGGTGGATCTTGCCCTGCAGCAGCACGGCCGCGGCGGCCGCCCGGGCGTCGGGAATCGGGGCGCGGGCGTGCCACCGGTCGGTGGCCGGGTCGTAGCGGTAGACGCCGGTGGTTGCGCCGTGCGCGTCGTACCCGCCGATCGCATAGACCGCGTCGGTGGTGGCCACTGCGGCCATGTGGTCCAGCGCGACGGGCAGCGGGGCGGCGGCGCGCCAGCGTTGGGTGGCGGTGTCGTAGATCAGGTGGGTGGTGGAGGCCGGATGGCCGTCCACATAGCCGCCGAGCACGTGGATGCGGCCGTCCAGCAGCGCCACCCCGACCTCGCTGACCGCGGTCGGCAGCGCGGGACCGTCGATCCAGCTGCCGGTGCCGGGGGTGCCGGTCGGGGTGGGGGCGGAGGGAGGTGTCGCCGGTGTCGCCGAGGGATGATGGGAGCACGCTGCCAGCAGCGTGACGAGTGTCATTCCTGCGATGCTGCGGCGGACCGACACGGGACGCATCATGCCTGCCCGTGAGAAGCTGAACCGCACCAGCAGGCAGGGAACTTTCTGATGACCCGTCAGTTCGCTCGGTCCGGCCGATGAGCCGCGGCGCGCCGGCCCTCGCGCGCACCCGGCGGTGGACCCGGGCCCGACTGACCACAGCCGGCGGCTGGCGGGAGTTCGTCCGCGGTCGGGACGTCGCGGTGGCCTACGCGATCGCGGTGGCGGGGACGGAACTGGTGCTGGGTCTGCTGCCCGACGACGTGCATCAGCGCACGGTGATCCGGTGCAGCACGAACCTCTACAACCTGCACCACAGCCCCATGTTCGTGCTCGCGGCCAGCGCCTTCGTGGTGAACAACGCGCTGTCGCTGTGGCAACTGCCGATCCTGGTCCTGGCCTACGGCGCCGCGCAGCGCTGGGTGGGTCGGGTCGCCACGGTGATCGTCGGGATCCTCGGCCACGTGGGCGCGACGCTGTTCGTCGCCACCGTGATGAGCGCGTCGCTCGCCCGCGGCCGCCTGGAGCGCAGCGCCGCGCACGTGTCCGACGTCGGGATCAGCTACGGCCTGATGTGCATCTTGGGCTTCATCATCACCCGGGTGCCGGATCGCTACCGCCCCGCCTACATCGCCGCGTTGCTCGCCTTCGCCGGCGGACCGTTGCTGTTCACCCCGACGTTCACGGCGCTCGGTCACGTGAGCGCGCTGACCCTGGGGCTTGGTCTGGCACTGTTGGCCGAGCAGGTGTCTGCCGCCACGGTGAAGGAGTAGGTAGTGCAGGAGATCGTTGACGCCCTGGCCGGCGAGCACGCCGCGCTGCGGGACCGACTGGCCGGGCTGAGCCCGGCGGACTGGGCGCGGCCCTCGCAGTGCGCCGGGTGGAGCATCGCCGACGTCGTGCTGCACATGGCGCAGACCGACGAGTTGGCCGGGGGCAGCGCCAGTGGGGATCTGGCCGGCGGCGCGGCGCAGGCCGGCTGGGACCTGACCACGCTGGGCAACGACGGCCCCGTCGACTCCGACGTCATCGCCGACGCTGCGGTGGTCACCGGCCGCGGCATGGACCCCGCGGAGTTGCTGGCCCGGTACACGAACGCCGCGGACCGGATGTGCACGGCGCTGCGTGCCTGCGACCCGCGCGCGCCGCTGACCTGGGTGGTGGGCCGCCTGCCCGCCCGCACCCTGGCCACGACGCGGCTGGCCGAGTGCTGGATCCATGCCGGCGACATCGGTTACGCGCTCGGCATCGAGCCCGAACCCAGCGAGCGGTTGTGGCACATCGCCCGGCTGGCCTGGCGCACGCTGCCCTACGCGTTCACCAAAGCCGGCCGTGCGCTGCACGGCCCGGTTGCGCTGCTGCTCACCGCGCCGGACGGCAGCACCTGGCACTTCGACCACGACGAGCCCGCCGACACCGTGGTGCAGGGCGACGCGCACGCCTTCTGTCTGCTGGCCGCGCGCCGGGTCGGCCCCGCGGAATCCGGCCTCAAGGCCGTCGGCCCGGACGCCGACGCCGTGCTGGAACTCGTCCGCACCTTCGCCTGATCCCACCCGCCCCGGCTTCCCACCCCGAAAGCGCAGAAGCGCACGTAAAACCACCGCATTTTACGTACGCTTCTGCGCTTTCGGGCGTCAAACCGTGGGGCGCCGCAACCGAACGGATGAGGGCGGACGGGACATTCGTCCGTTCCCGGACCGTGCCCCCGGCGGGACAGTGAGCCCAGCGACGCGTGCACCGGGGAGGGTGGAGGCGATGCGGGCTTACTGTTCGCTGTTCATCGACGCCGGGTACCTGATGGCCGCGGTATCCACCCGGGTCACCGGGACCTCGCTGCGCAGCGCCACCGACATGGACGTGCGCGGTCTGCTCGACGACGTGGCGGCCCAGGTGCAGGCCGACTGTGGGCTGCCGTTGTTGCGCATCCACTGGTACGACGCGGGCACCAAGGCCGGCACACCCGACCTGCGGCAGCGGGAGATCGCCGAACTGCCCCGGGTGAAGGTGCGGCTGGGCCGGCTGGGCCACAACGGCGAGCAGAAGGGCGTGGACCTCAAGCTCGCCCTCGACCTCATCGCCCAATCCCGCAACCGGGTGGCCGAGGTCATCTATCTGATCTCCGGCGACGACGACCTGTCCGAGGCCGTGGAGGCCGCGCAGGAACTCGGCGTGCAGGTGATCGGGCTGGTGGTGCCCGACGAGGCAGGCGAGGCGATCGCGGTGTCCCGG from Sporichthyaceae bacterium carries:
- a CDS encoding rhomboid-like protein; this translates as MSRGAPALARTRRWTRARLTTAGGWREFVRGRDVAVAYAIAVAGTELVLGLLPDDVHQRTVIRCSTNLYNLHHSPMFVLAASAFVVNNALSLWQLPILVLAYGAAQRWVGRVATVIVGILGHVGATLFVATVMSASLARGRLERSAAHVSDVGISYGLMCILGFIITRVPDRYRPAYIAALLAFAGGPLLFTPTFTALGHVSALTLGLGLALLAEQVSAATVKE
- a CDS encoding kelch repeat-containing protein — its product is MTLVTLLAACSHHPSATPATPPSAPTPTGTPGTGSWIDGPALPTAVSEVGVALLDGRIHVLGGYVDGHPASTTHLIYDTATQRWRAAAPLPVALDHMAAVATTDAVYAIGGYDAHGATTGVYRYDPATDRWHARAPIPDARAAAAAVLLQGKIHLIGGRDGHGDVTRHDVYDPATDTWSIAAAMPTARDHTAFGLLDGKIHVVGGRPGSLQVHEVYDPTTDAWTTAAPLPAGRNSCAGVVLDGAFWVLGGEDPGETRVYPQTWRYDPATDHWRQGSDLPLAVQGVEAVAEGNRIYLPGGGPVAGGSRQTARLQIFMVQTVP
- a CDS encoding maleylpyruvate isomerase family mycothiol-dependent enzyme; translated protein: MQEIVDALAGEHAALRDRLAGLSPADWARPSQCAGWSIADVVLHMAQTDELAGGSASGDLAGGAAQAGWDLTTLGNDGPVDSDVIADAAVVTGRGMDPAELLARYTNAADRMCTALRACDPRAPLTWVVGRLPARTLATTRLAECWIHAGDIGYALGIEPEPSERLWHIARLAWRTLPYAFTKAGRALHGPVALLLTAPDGSTWHFDHDEPADTVVQGDAHAFCLLAARRVGPAESGLKAVGPDADAVLELVRTFA